From Glycine soja cultivar W05 chromosome 4, ASM419377v2, whole genome shotgun sequence, the proteins below share one genomic window:
- the LOC114410267 gene encoding oligopeptide transporter 9-like isoform X2 — MYKRRLDFLPALLVMLTTQVLGFGWAGLFRKFLVEPGEMWWPSNLVQVSLFSALHEKSKRPKGGTTRTQFFLLALVLGLAYYVFPGYLFSMLTSFSWMCWLAPKSILVQQLGSGLRGLGIAAFGIDWSTISSYLGSPLASPWFATANIAVGFFLVMYVMTPIAYWSNAYEAKTFPIFSSKLFMGNGSLYDISTIVNSEFHLDRQAYSINGPVHLSTFFAMTYGLGFAALSATVVHVLLFHGREILMQSKRAFGNSKKIDIHTRLMRRYKSVPMWWFYIILAANIALIIFICEYYNESLQLPWWGVLLACAISIFFTLPIGIINATTNQQPGLNIITEYIIGYMYPERPVANMCFKVYGYISMVQALSFLQDFKLGHYMKIPPRTMFMAQVVGTILSVFIYTITAWWLMRTIPHLCDTTMLDPDSPWTCPMDNVFFDASVIWGLLGPRRIFGDLGEYAKVNLFFFGGAIAPFLVWLAHKAFPGQRWITLIHMPVLLGATSMMPPATAVNFTSWLLVGFLSGYVAYRYRQEWWKRCNYVLSGGLDAGTAFMTILLFLALNNNNIMLNWWGNNPEGCPLATCPTEKGIVVKGCPVH; from the exons ATGTATAAAAGAAGGCTCGATTTCCTCCCTGCCTTATTAGTCATGTTAACTACTCAG GTGCTGGGGTTTGGTTGGGCAGGACTGTTCCGGAAATTTCTGGTTGAGCCAGGGGAAATGTGGTGGCCTTCTAATCTGGTCCAGGTTTCATTATTCAG TGCTCTACATGAGAAAAGCAAAAGGCCTAAAGGAGGCACAACACGTACCCAATTTTTCCTCCTTGCCTTGGTCTTGGGCTTGGCTTACTATGTGTTTCCTGGCTATCTGTTTTCAATGTTGACATCTTTCTCTTGGATGTGTTGGCTTGCCCCCAAGTCTATCCTAGTCCAACAACTTGGTTCTGGCTTGAGGGGTCTTGGAATTGCAGCATTTGGAATTGATTGGTCTACCATTTCTTCTTACCTCGGCAGTCCACTAGCTAGCCCCTGGTTTGCTACTGCTAACATTGCTGTTGGGTTTTTCCTTGTTATGTATGTGATGACACCAATTGCTTACTGGTCTAATGCCTATGAGGCCAAGACTTTTCCAATATTTTCAAGCAAGCTGTTCATGGGAAATGGTTCACTGTATGACATTTCGACTATTGTCAACTCTGAATTCCATCTCGATCGGCAAGCTTATTCAATCAACGGGCCTGTGCATCTCAGCACATTCTTTGCAATGACATATGGCCTTGGATTCGCAGCACTTTCGGCTACAGTTGTGCATGTTCTGCTCTTTCATGGAAG GGAAATATTGATGCAAAGTAAAAGGGCCTTCGGaaacagtaaaaaaattgacatacaCACAAGACTTATGAGAAGGTACAAATCAGTCCCCATGTGGTGGTTTTACATCATTCTAGCAGCGAACATAgctcttattatatttatttgtgagTACTACAACGAATCACTCCAGTTACCATGGTGGGGTGTATTGCTAGCTTGTGCaatttccattttcttcacTCTTCCAATCGGTATAATAAATGCTACTACAAATCAG CAACCCGGTTTAAACATCATAACAGAATACATAATTGGTTACATGTATCCAGAGCGCCCTGTGGCTAATATGTGCTTTAAGGTGTATGGCTACATCAGCATGGTTCAAGCACTGAGCTTTTTGCAAGACTTCAAACTTGGACATTATATGAAGATTCCACCAAGGACAATGTTCATGGCACAG GTGGTAGGAACAATCTTATCAGTATTTATATACACAATAACAGCATGGTGGTTGATGAGAACCATCCCTCACCTTTGTGATACTACCATGTTGGATCCTGATAGCCCTTGGACTTGCCCAATGGACAATGTGTTCTTTGATGCATCAGTTATATGGGGTCTTCTTGGACCGCGCAGAATCTTTGGAGACCTTGGTGAATATGCCAAAGTGAACTTGTTCTTCTTTGGTGGAGCTATTGCACCCTTTCTAGTTTGGCTTGCTCACAAGGCATTTCCAGGGCAAAGATGGATAACTCTAATTCACATGCCTGTGTTGTTGGGTGCAACATCAATGATGCCGCCTGCAACCGCCGTTAACTTCACTAGTTGGTTACTGGTTGGCTTTCTCTCAGGGTACGTTGCATATAGATATCGACAAGAATGGTGGAAGCGCTGCAATTATGTGTTGTCTGGTGGTCTTGATGCTGGAACTGCCTTTATGACAATCTTGCTGTTTCTTGCTTTGAACAATAACAAC
- the LOC114410267 gene encoding oligopeptide transporter 6-like isoform X1, with product MASTFEGGSDLEKENNNIAESEEECPVKQVELTVPKTDDPTMQLLTFRMWVLGVLSCVLLSFVNQFFWYRTQPLIVTSISAQIAVVPIGHFLARTLPTRVFFKDTRFEFSLNRGPFNIKEHVLITIFANSGAGTVYATHILSAVKLMYKRRLDFLPALLVMLTTQVLGFGWAGLFRKFLVEPGEMWWPSNLVQVSLFSALHEKSKRPKGGTTRTQFFLLALVLGLAYYVFPGYLFSMLTSFSWMCWLAPKSILVQQLGSGLRGLGIAAFGIDWSTISSYLGSPLASPWFATANIAVGFFLVMYVMTPIAYWSNAYEAKTFPIFSSKLFMGNGSLYDISTIVNSEFHLDRQAYSINGPVHLSTFFAMTYGLGFAALSATVVHVLLFHGREILMQSKRAFGNSKKIDIHTRLMRRYKSVPMWWFYIILAANIALIIFICEYYNESLQLPWWGVLLACAISIFFTLPIGIINATTNQQPGLNIITEYIIGYMYPERPVANMCFKVYGYISMVQALSFLQDFKLGHYMKIPPRTMFMAQVVGTILSVFIYTITAWWLMRTIPHLCDTTMLDPDSPWTCPMDNVFFDASVIWGLLGPRRIFGDLGEYAKVNLFFFGGAIAPFLVWLAHKAFPGQRWITLIHMPVLLGATSMMPPATAVNFTSWLLVGFLSGYVAYRYRQEWWKRCNYVLSGGLDAGTAFMTILLFLALNNNNIMLNWWGNNPEGCPLATCPTEKGIVVKGCPVH from the exons ATGGCTTCCACTTTTGAGGGTGGATCAGACTTAGAGAAAGAGAACAACAACATTGCTGAGAGTGAAGAAGAGTGTCCAGTGAAACAAGTTGAACTCACCGTCCCTAAAACAGATGACCCCACCATGCAGCTTCTAACGTTCAGAATGTGGGTTCTTGGGGTTCTTTCGTGCGTGTTATTGTCCTTTGTGAATCAGTTCTTTTGGTACAGAACACAGCCTTTGATTGTAACCTCAATTTCTGCACAGATTGCTGTTGTTCCTATTGGCCACTTCCTGGCAAGGACTCTGCCAACGCGTGTGTTCTTCAAGGATACAAGGTTTGAGTTCTCACTCAACCGTGGACCGTTCAATATCAAAGAGCATGTTCTGATAACCATCTTTGCAAATTCTGGTGCTGGAACTGTGTATGCTACTCATATTTTGAGTGCGGTGAAGCTCATGTATAAAAGAAGGCTCGATTTCCTCCCTGCCTTATTAGTCATGTTAACTACTCAG GTGCTGGGGTTTGGTTGGGCAGGACTGTTCCGGAAATTTCTGGTTGAGCCAGGGGAAATGTGGTGGCCTTCTAATCTGGTCCAGGTTTCATTATTCAG TGCTCTACATGAGAAAAGCAAAAGGCCTAAAGGAGGCACAACACGTACCCAATTTTTCCTCCTTGCCTTGGTCTTGGGCTTGGCTTACTATGTGTTTCCTGGCTATCTGTTTTCAATGTTGACATCTTTCTCTTGGATGTGTTGGCTTGCCCCCAAGTCTATCCTAGTCCAACAACTTGGTTCTGGCTTGAGGGGTCTTGGAATTGCAGCATTTGGAATTGATTGGTCTACCATTTCTTCTTACCTCGGCAGTCCACTAGCTAGCCCCTGGTTTGCTACTGCTAACATTGCTGTTGGGTTTTTCCTTGTTATGTATGTGATGACACCAATTGCTTACTGGTCTAATGCCTATGAGGCCAAGACTTTTCCAATATTTTCAAGCAAGCTGTTCATGGGAAATGGTTCACTGTATGACATTTCGACTATTGTCAACTCTGAATTCCATCTCGATCGGCAAGCTTATTCAATCAACGGGCCTGTGCATCTCAGCACATTCTTTGCAATGACATATGGCCTTGGATTCGCAGCACTTTCGGCTACAGTTGTGCATGTTCTGCTCTTTCATGGAAG GGAAATATTGATGCAAAGTAAAAGGGCCTTCGGaaacagtaaaaaaattgacatacaCACAAGACTTATGAGAAGGTACAAATCAGTCCCCATGTGGTGGTTTTACATCATTCTAGCAGCGAACATAgctcttattatatttatttgtgagTACTACAACGAATCACTCCAGTTACCATGGTGGGGTGTATTGCTAGCTTGTGCaatttccattttcttcacTCTTCCAATCGGTATAATAAATGCTACTACAAATCAG CAACCCGGTTTAAACATCATAACAGAATACATAATTGGTTACATGTATCCAGAGCGCCCTGTGGCTAATATGTGCTTTAAGGTGTATGGCTACATCAGCATGGTTCAAGCACTGAGCTTTTTGCAAGACTTCAAACTTGGACATTATATGAAGATTCCACCAAGGACAATGTTCATGGCACAG GTGGTAGGAACAATCTTATCAGTATTTATATACACAATAACAGCATGGTGGTTGATGAGAACCATCCCTCACCTTTGTGATACTACCATGTTGGATCCTGATAGCCCTTGGACTTGCCCAATGGACAATGTGTTCTTTGATGCATCAGTTATATGGGGTCTTCTTGGACCGCGCAGAATCTTTGGAGACCTTGGTGAATATGCCAAAGTGAACTTGTTCTTCTTTGGTGGAGCTATTGCACCCTTTCTAGTTTGGCTTGCTCACAAGGCATTTCCAGGGCAAAGATGGATAACTCTAATTCACATGCCTGTGTTGTTGGGTGCAACATCAATGATGCCGCCTGCAACCGCCGTTAACTTCACTAGTTGGTTACTGGTTGGCTTTCTCTCAGGGTACGTTGCATATAGATATCGACAAGAATGGTGGAAGCGCTGCAATTATGTGTTGTCTGGTGGTCTTGATGCTGGAACTGCCTTTATGACAATCTTGCTGTTTCTTGCTTTGAACAATAACAAC